Proteins from one Gilliamella sp. ESL0443 genomic window:
- the rfaF gene encoding ADP-heptose--LPS heptosyltransferase RfaF, with product MKTLIIGPSWVGDMMMSQSLYRTLKHLEPSIEIDVMAPAWCRALLNKMPEVNQSIAMPINHGEFALTKRYQLGKELRQYDQAIILPNSFKSALIPFFAKIPKRTGWKGEMRYGLLNDMRILDKKAFPLMVERYVALAYPKQDIHSAKDIPQPILWPKLSVEKDEVEQALSNFNIPTDVPLIGFCPGAEFGPAKRWPDYHYAALADLIVKQHAKIIIFGSEKDKAVGEQIIAKMAHGDQCINLAGQTKLEQAINLIAACKAIVTNDSGLMHVAAALDKPLVALYGPSSPDFTPPLSNKAEVIRLITGYHRVRKGDSEQGYHQSLIDIKPDHVFETLMKLIVRCEKSN from the coding sequence ATGAAAACCCTGATTATTGGTCCATCTTGGGTTGGTGACATGATGATGTCCCAAAGTTTATATCGCACTTTAAAGCATCTAGAGCCAAGTATTGAAATTGATGTAATGGCACCAGCTTGGTGCCGTGCTTTATTGAATAAAATGCCTGAAGTCAATCAATCAATTGCTATGCCAATTAATCATGGGGAGTTTGCATTAACTAAACGTTACCAACTAGGCAAAGAATTACGTCAATACGACCAAGCAATCATTTTACCTAACTCATTTAAATCAGCACTGATTCCTTTCTTTGCTAAAATTCCTAAACGCACTGGCTGGAAGGGTGAGATGCGTTATGGTTTATTAAATGATATGCGCATACTTGATAAAAAAGCTTTTCCATTAATGGTCGAACGTTATGTCGCCCTTGCCTACCCTAAACAAGATATCCATTCAGCAAAAGATATTCCTCAACCAATTTTATGGCCAAAACTGAGTGTTGAAAAGGATGAGGTTGAGCAAGCATTATCAAACTTTAATATTCCTACAGATGTTCCTTTAATTGGATTTTGTCCTGGCGCTGAATTTGGCCCTGCTAAACGTTGGCCTGATTATCACTATGCTGCATTGGCTGATTTGATAGTAAAACAACATGCTAAAATTATTATCTTTGGTTCAGAAAAAGATAAAGCTGTTGGTGAACAGATTATTGCCAAAATGGCGCATGGTGATCAGTGTATTAATCTTGCTGGCCAAACAAAATTAGAACAAGCGATCAACTTGATTGCGGCATGTAAAGCAATTGTCACTAATGATTCAGGCTTAATGCATGTTGCAGCTGCACTTGATAAGCCTTTAGTTGCACTTTATGGACCAAGTAGCCCTGATTTTACTCCCCCATTATCAAATAAAGCAGAAGTCATTAGACTCATTACTGGCTACCACCGCGTCCGTAAAGGTGATAGTGAGCAAGGTTATCATCAAAGTCTAATTGATATAAAACCCGATCATGTTTTTGAAACATTGATGAAACTTATCGTTCGCTGTGAAAAGAGTAATTAA
- a CDS encoding YaeP family protein: protein MNKYHELIRERYAQIGSNDLGYIEDALVAVMMVLNEVVDNQLVPQDLREKAAYAAANLLISDYDVK, encoded by the coding sequence ATGAACAAATATCATGAGCTAATTCGTGAAAGATATGCTCAAATTGGCAGTAATGATTTAGGTTATATTGAAGATGCGTTAGTTGCGGTAATGATGGTACTTAATGAAGTAGTCGATAATCAACTAGTACCGCAAGATCTAAGAGAAAAAGCCGCATACGCTGCAGCTAATCTCTTAATAAGTGATTATGATGTTAAATAA
- a CDS encoding heavy metal response regulator transcription factor, which yields MKLLVVEDEQKTGEYLRQGLVESGFIVDLTDNGLDGYHRAMTEDYDLIILDVMLPDIVGWKIVQSLREAGKDTQIILLTAMGSVEDKVKGLNLGADDYLVKPFSFAELLARIKSLLRRNVPQVNNYQLSIADLIMDLPKRTVTRGDKRIDLTNKEFLLLEYFLRYPGEVLPRSLIASQVWDMNFDSDTNVIDVAIRRLRNKIDADFEPKLIHTVRGMGYKLDVLDEAE from the coding sequence ATGAAATTGTTAGTTGTTGAAGATGAACAAAAAACCGGTGAATATCTTCGTCAAGGTTTAGTTGAATCAGGATTTATTGTAGATCTTACTGATAACGGACTCGATGGTTATCATCGAGCAATGACTGAAGATTATGATCTGATTATTCTTGATGTAATGCTACCTGATATTGTGGGTTGGAAAATTGTACAGTCTTTGCGTGAAGCAGGGAAAGATACTCAAATTATTTTACTTACTGCAATGGGAAGTGTTGAAGATAAAGTGAAAGGACTCAATTTAGGCGCAGACGACTATTTAGTTAAACCTTTTTCTTTCGCTGAATTGTTAGCAAGAATTAAATCCTTATTAAGACGAAACGTTCCACAAGTCAATAATTATCAATTAAGCATTGCTGATTTAATTATGGACTTACCTAAACGAACAGTAACCCGAGGTGATAAAAGAATTGATTTAACGAATAAAGAATTTTTATTACTAGAATATTTTTTACGTTATCCCGGAGAAGTTTTACCAAGATCCCTTATTGCTTCACAAGTATGGGATATGAATTTTGACAGCGATACCAATGTAATTGATGTAGCAATTAGGCGATTGAGGAACAAAATCGATGCCGATTTTGAACCTAAATTAATTCATACAGTCCGTGGAATGGGATATAAATTAGATGTCTTGGATGAAGCAGAGTAA
- a CDS encoding heavy metal sensor histidine kinase, with amino-acid sequence MSWMKQSNFISFRIPLIVCLLTCGLLYCFSYLIEHTFEKISIQQNVSELNSVITSIERELTYYSPDENRDEFFQNLLLILTGHHHLFVYIIDDSGKIVYRTRGPNLSIALSQEDFERLITENSTAIWNIDKSSYRIGASRVLLDEGRQYTTIVAVARNLQLEFINRLRNGLGLLIAISCVLALIGSLISIYYTQKPINRLIKKIERINMKSLNYRISTASVPVKYVSLVKAFNDMLHRMEDVFERQRNFTADIAHEMRTPITNLTTQTQIVLNNARSTEEYREILYSNLEEYEKMSQMISDMLFLAQADNHQLVPNLIDIDLHSMISLMCEYFEPLTDEKNITFELEGNCSHIQGDKMMLGRAISNIISNAIRYTPENQTIKIKLGQLTQKRIQIIISNPGKKIESRHLPHLFDRFYRVDESRHRNNKDSSGTGIGLAIVKSIIDTHKGHIYVESDDLSTRFIINLPTVI; translated from the coding sequence ATGTCTTGGATGAAGCAGAGTAACTTCATATCGTTTCGTATACCACTTATCGTATGCCTGCTAACCTGCGGGCTACTTTATTGTTTCAGTTATCTTATTGAACATACGTTTGAAAAAATTTCAATTCAGCAAAATGTTTCGGAATTGAATTCAGTTATTACCTCAATTGAACGTGAACTTACCTATTATTCACCCGATGAAAATCGAGATGAATTCTTTCAAAATCTACTACTCATTTTGACCGGTCATCATCATCTATTTGTTTATATCATTGATGATTCAGGAAAAATTGTGTATCGCACTCGTGGTCCTAATTTATCTATTGCTTTATCACAAGAAGATTTTGAACGATTGATTACCGAAAATAGTACGGCGATTTGGAATATCGATAAATCATCTTATCGTATCGGGGCTTCCAGAGTTCTACTGGATGAAGGGCGTCAATATACGACAATAGTTGCAGTAGCACGTAATTTACAGCTTGAATTTATAAATCGATTGAGAAATGGATTAGGTTTACTAATTGCTATCTCTTGTGTGTTAGCATTGATTGGATCGTTAATTTCCATTTATTACACACAAAAACCAATTAATCGTTTAATTAAAAAAATTGAACGAATTAATATGAAAAGCTTAAATTATCGTATTTCAACAGCTTCGGTTCCTGTAAAATATGTGAGTTTGGTTAAGGCGTTTAATGATATGCTTCATCGAATGGAAGATGTCTTTGAACGACAACGCAATTTTACCGCAGATATTGCCCATGAAATGCGAACACCAATCACAAATCTAACGACACAAACGCAAATTGTTTTAAATAATGCGCGCTCTACAGAAGAGTACCGAGAAATTTTATATTCTAATTTAGAAGAGTATGAAAAAATGTCTCAGATGATCTCGGATATGCTTTTTTTAGCACAAGCCGATAATCATCAGCTAGTACCTAATCTTATCGATATAGATTTACATTCGATGATTAGTTTAATGTGTGAATATTTTGAACCTTTGACTGATGAGAAAAATATTACTTTTGAACTTGAAGGTAATTGTTCTCATATTCAAGGCGATAAAATGATGTTAGGGCGGGCGATAAGTAATATCATCTCCAATGCGATTCGTTATACCCCTGAAAATCAAACAATTAAGATTAAATTGGGTCAACTTACACAAAAACGAATTCAAATTATCATCTCTAACCCTGGTAAAAAGATTGAAAGTCGTCATTTACCTCATCTTTTTGACCGCTTTTATCGAGTTGATGAATCGCGTCATCGAAATAACAAAGATAGCTCAGGTACCGGAATTGGTTTGGCTATTGTAAAATCGATTATCGATACACATAAGGGGCATATTTATGTTGAATCAGATGATCTGTCTACACGTTTTATAATCAATCTTCCGACCGTTATTTAA
- the trmA gene encoding tRNA (uridine(54)-C5)-methyltransferase TrmA yields the protein MTESFSNDKYNQQLQNKIINLKTILSDFQLPELVTYSSPISHYRMRAEFRIWHNGDELYHIMYDKKKRVRIDSFPIASKLINKAMQSILPLIQYNDNLRHKLFQIDYFSTLSGQLLITLLYHKKLGDEWIIAAERLKQQLAELGINANLVGRASNQKIAIDADYVDEVLPIFDKTFKYRQVENSFTQPNAAINIKMLEWAISVTKESKGDLLEFYCGNGNFSIALAQNFNKVLATEIAKASVYSAQHNIKINNIDNLIIVRLSAEEFTSAIRKERDFNRLNGINLEDYHCQTVLVDPPRAGLDDKTINIIQSYDRIVYISCNPYTLKDNLQQLTQTHYIEHFAMFDQFPYTDHIETGIVLRKKEYQ from the coding sequence ATGACAGAATCTTTTTCGAACGATAAATATAACCAGCAGTTACAAAATAAAATAATCAATTTAAAAACGATATTATCTGATTTTCAATTACCCGAGTTAGTGACTTATTCTTCACCTATTAGTCATTATCGAATGCGTGCTGAATTTAGAATTTGGCATAATGGTGATGAGCTTTATCATATAATGTATGATAAGAAAAAAAGAGTCAGAATAGATAGTTTTCCTATTGCCTCAAAACTGATTAACAAGGCAATGCAGTCAATTTTACCTTTAATTCAATATAACGATAATTTACGTCATAAGCTTTTTCAAATTGATTATTTCTCTACACTTAGTGGGCAGTTATTAATAACGCTTTTGTATCATAAAAAATTAGGTGACGAATGGATAATTGCTGCTGAGCGTTTAAAACAACAATTAGCTGAACTAGGGATTAATGCTAATCTGGTTGGTCGAGCAAGTAATCAAAAAATTGCCATTGATGCTGATTATGTTGATGAGGTTTTACCAATATTTGATAAGACTTTTAAGTATCGACAAGTTGAAAACAGTTTTACTCAACCTAATGCGGCTATCAATATAAAAATGTTGGAATGGGCTATTTCGGTAACTAAAGAGTCTAAAGGTGATCTTCTAGAGTTTTATTGTGGTAACGGTAATTTCTCTATTGCATTGGCTCAAAATTTTAATAAAGTCTTAGCAACTGAGATTGCAAAAGCTTCCGTCTATTCAGCACAACATAATATCAAAATCAATAATATTGATAATTTAATTATTGTGAGATTATCTGCTGAGGAGTTTACTTCTGCCATTAGGAAAGAGAGGGATTTTAATCGATTAAATGGTATTAATTTAGAAGATTATCATTGTCAAACTGTGTTGGTAGATCCTCCTCGAGCGGGATTAGACGATAAAACGATTAATATCATTCAAAGTTATGATCGAATTGTCTATATTTCATGTAATCCTTATACTTTAAAAGATAATTTGCAACAACTTACTCAAACGCATTATATAGAACATTTTGCTATGTTTGACCAATTTCCTTATACTGATCATATTGAAACAGGTATTGTATTACGTAAAAAGGAATATCAATAA
- the srmB gene encoding ATP-dependent RNA helicase SrmB: MTTQTFSDLQLDDILIENLQAQNINEPTVIQAQTVPVALDGKDVLGSAPTGTGKTLAFLIPAVQHLLDFPRRKPGPPRILILTPTRELAMQIAEQAKLLTKSTHLSIATITGGVAYMNHAEVFSKNQDIVIATTGRLLQYIKEENFDCRAVEMLILDEADRMLDMGFAQDVETISAETRWRKQTLLFSATLEGEGLHSFANRILNEPVEINADPSRKERKKILQFYYRADDLTHKVALLTHLLKQKEVKKTIVFVRKRERVHELVSLLHQAGIHSCYLEGEMVQAKRNEAIKRMNNNTVNVLVATDVAARGIDINDITHVINFDAPKTADVYLHRIGRTARAGKKGTAIMLIEAHDNELLQKIERYIREPIKLRTIDELRPKTKAPKPVTKKKPSQKAKQKNAAKKQEETKKKKLKQRHRDIKNKGKPNKTITKTE, encoded by the coding sequence ATGACAACGCAAACTTTCTCTGATTTACAGTTAGATGATATTTTAATTGAAAATCTGCAAGCGCAAAACATTAACGAACCCACAGTAATACAAGCACAAACTGTCCCTGTAGCCCTAGACGGTAAAGATGTTCTAGGATCAGCTCCGACAGGAACAGGTAAAACATTGGCATTTTTAATTCCAGCAGTACAACATCTGCTTGATTTTCCGCGTCGAAAACCTGGACCTCCAAGAATATTAATCTTAACCCCCACTCGAGAATTAGCTATGCAAATAGCTGAACAGGCAAAACTACTAACAAAGTCAACACACTTGAGTATAGCCACGATTACAGGTGGAGTTGCTTATATGAATCATGCCGAAGTTTTCAGCAAAAATCAGGATATAGTCATTGCAACAACCGGACGTCTATTACAATACATTAAAGAAGAAAACTTTGATTGTCGTGCAGTTGAAATGCTAATTTTGGATGAAGCCGATCGCATGTTAGATATGGGGTTTGCTCAAGACGTTGAAACCATTTCAGCTGAAACGCGCTGGCGTAAACAAACATTATTATTTTCAGCAACGTTAGAAGGTGAAGGTTTACATAGTTTTGCTAATCGAATTCTTAACGAACCTGTTGAAATCAATGCTGATCCTTCCCGAAAAGAACGAAAGAAGATTTTACAATTTTATTATCGTGCTGATGATTTAACACATAAAGTCGCATTGTTAACTCACTTATTAAAGCAGAAAGAAGTTAAAAAAACTATCGTCTTTGTTCGTAAACGTGAACGTGTACATGAATTGGTTTCACTGCTGCATCAAGCGGGAATTCATAGTTGTTATTTAGAAGGAGAAATGGTTCAAGCCAAACGTAACGAAGCTATCAAACGGATGAATAACAACACGGTCAACGTACTGGTCGCAACTGATGTTGCTGCTAGAGGGATAGATATTAACGATATTACCCATGTTATAAATTTTGATGCACCTAAAACGGCTGATGTTTATCTACATCGAATTGGTCGAACCGCTAGAGCAGGGAAAAAAGGTACAGCAATTATGTTGATTGAGGCACACGATAATGAGTTATTACAAAAAATTGAACGTTATATTCGTGAGCCTATCAAATTAAGAACAATTGATGAACTACGCCCAAAAACCAAAGCACCTAAACCAGTAACAAAAAAGAAACCTTCGCAAAAAGCTAAACAAAAAAATGCGGCTAAAAAGCAAGAAGAGACTAAAAAGAAAAAGTTAAAACAACGTCACCGAGACATTAAAAATAAGGGAAAACCCAATAAAACGATAACTAAAACCGAATAA
- the rfaC gene encoding lipopolysaccharide heptosyltransferase RfaC — translation MRVLVVKTSSMGDVLHTLPALTDAANNLPNITFDWVVEENFSQIPSWHFAVDEVIPVAIRRWRKNWFAKTVRQERHQFIEHLRRQQYDCIIDAQGLIKSAFLITRKARGIKHGLDRQSIKEPIASWFYDVKHHVPKQMHAIERVRMLFAKSLNYLQPDSIGDYAIARHFLSALPDDNQNYLVFLHATTREEKHWTEEAWRELIKLIQPTGLRIKLPWGAPHEQERALRLAQGFNHVEVLPKLSLNEIATVIAGSKAVVSVDTGLSHLTAALDRPNITLFGKTDPNLIGGYGKNQHSIISKDKTMQSITSNEVYQILTAFI, via the coding sequence ATGCGTGTATTGGTTGTTAAAACTTCATCAATGGGTGATGTGTTGCATACTTTACCGGCTTTAACCGATGCCGCCAACAATCTACCAAATATTACATTTGATTGGGTAGTTGAAGAAAACTTTTCACAGATTCCAAGTTGGCATTTTGCTGTAGATGAAGTTATCCCAGTTGCAATAAGGCGTTGGCGAAAAAACTGGTTTGCTAAAACGGTTCGTCAAGAACGTCACCAATTTATAGAACATTTAAGACGACAACAGTATGATTGCATTATTGATGCTCAAGGTTTAATAAAAAGCGCATTTTTAATTACTCGTAAAGCGCGAGGTATTAAGCATGGCTTAGATCGTCAAAGCATCAAAGAACCCATCGCTAGTTGGTTTTATGATGTTAAACATCATGTCCCTAAACAGATGCATGCGATAGAACGTGTTCGTATGTTGTTTGCTAAAAGTCTTAATTATTTGCAGCCTGATTCAATCGGTGATTATGCTATTGCTCGTCATTTCTTATCTGCGTTACCTGATGATAACCAAAACTATTTAGTCTTCCTTCATGCTACTACTCGTGAAGAAAAGCATTGGACAGAAGAAGCATGGCGAGAATTAATTAAATTAATTCAACCAACAGGACTAAGGATTAAACTACCATGGGGAGCTCCTCATGAGCAAGAACGGGCTTTACGCTTAGCACAAGGATTTAATCACGTTGAAGTATTACCAAAGCTTTCTCTTAACGAAATCGCAACGGTTATTGCGGGTTCAAAAGCTGTAGTGTCAGTAGATACAGGATTAAGCCATTTAACAGCGGCACTAGATCGTCCTAATATAACTTTATTTGGAAAAACCGATCCAAACCTAATTGGAGGATATGGCAAAAACCAACACAGCATCATTTCAAAAGATAAAACGATGCAATCAATCACATCCAATGAAGTTTATCAAATTTTAACTGCGTTTATTTAA